In Zhaonella formicivorans, one DNA window encodes the following:
- the rsmB gene encoding 16S rRNA (cytosine(967)-C(5))-methyltransferase RsmB produces the protein MQSAREVALKVLYKIEVEDAFANLALSQAIGQTGLSKLERGLTTELVYGVTRHRNTLDWVLEKFVARGLRKLTPWIRNILRLGVYQLFYLDKIPASAAINECVNLAKKYGHAGTVKLVNGVLRNVERNKGSISFPELDVNPVEHISLKYSHPAWLVERWLKQYGVEDTIALCKANNQPAANSIRTNTLKITRSMLAAKLAEEGVETKESLFTPEGLLIHNFVSLEELTAFKAGEFLLQDEGSMLISHLVRPKAGDLVIDACAAPGTKTTHLAQLAEDDCQIIACDVHEHKLGLIAENCRRLGIKSIATKLLDARKIGENFQGQVDRLLIDAPCSGLGVLRRRPDARWKKTPEQIEDLSTLQLEILNGACRSLKTGGVLVYSTCSISPEENIVVVTEFLKQNADFQLESILDLLPFTPERVDDLATAKRGYLQFLPHVHGTDGFFMARMVRR, from the coding sequence ATGCAGTCGGCCCGGGAAGTTGCACTAAAAGTCTTGTATAAAATCGAAGTAGAGGATGCTTTTGCTAACCTGGCTTTAAGTCAGGCTATCGGGCAAACCGGTCTTAGCAAACTGGAGCGAGGTCTAACTACAGAGTTAGTTTATGGAGTTACCCGACACAGAAACACTTTGGACTGGGTTTTGGAAAAATTTGTTGCCCGCGGTTTAAGAAAATTAACCCCCTGGATCAGGAATATCCTGCGCCTGGGGGTTTACCAGCTTTTTTACCTGGATAAAATACCTGCTTCCGCGGCAATAAATGAATGCGTTAACTTGGCCAAGAAATACGGACATGCCGGTACGGTGAAACTGGTGAACGGCGTGTTGCGCAACGTAGAAAGAAATAAGGGTTCAATTTCTTTTCCGGAACTGGATGTGAACCCAGTTGAACATATCAGCTTGAAATATTCCCATCCGGCTTGGCTGGTGGAGCGCTGGCTTAAACAATACGGCGTGGAAGATACTATCGCCCTTTGCAAGGCAAATAACCAACCGGCAGCAAACAGTATCAGGACCAACACTTTGAAGATTACCCGGAGCATGTTGGCCGCCAAATTGGCAGAGGAAGGTGTTGAAACTAAAGAGAGCCTATTCACTCCGGAGGGACTTTTAATCCATAACTTTGTCAGTTTGGAAGAGTTGACAGCTTTTAAAGCAGGAGAATTCTTACTGCAGGATGAAGGTTCCATGCTGATAAGCCACCTGGTCCGGCCCAAGGCCGGGGATTTGGTGATCGACGCCTGTGCAGCGCCAGGGACAAAAACGACTCACTTGGCCCAGCTGGCAGAAGACGATTGTCAAATTATTGCCTGCGATGTGCATGAACATAAATTGGGGCTGATTGCGGAAAACTGCCGGCGTTTAGGTATCAAAAGCATCGCAACAAAGCTTTTGGATGCCAGAAAAATAGGGGAAAACTTCCAAGGACAAGTTGATCGCCTTTTAATTGATGCACCATGTTCGGGATTAGGTGTGCTTCGGCGGAGACCCGATGCCAGATGGAAAAAAACTCCGGAGCAAATAGAGGATTTAAGCACCTTGCAGTTGGAAATTTTAAACGGAGCTTGCCGTTCGTTGAAGACTGGCGGAGTATTGGTCTACAGCACTTGCTCCATTTCTCCCGAAGAAAATATCGTGGTTGTGACCGAGTTTTTAAAACAGAATGCTGATTTTCAGCTGGAGAGCATTTTAGATCTATTGCCTTTTACCCCAGAGCGAGTAGACGACTTGGCTACGGCCAAACGCGGCTACCTCCAGTTTTTACCCCACGTTCACGGGACAGACGGATTTTTTATGGCCAGGATGGTACGCAGGTAA
- a CDS encoding DUF116 domain-containing protein, whose translation MMNTPKRIFVGLLLLSLFTILALIILGWLLAVHRVNLLNQFFLILGGAVILLLGALAFGLLSLIVNLWSAKANPSMENLMLAAVNMLFPIALGLGKIFNIDQDRIKRSFIAVNNELVRNRKLMFKSEEIMILAPHCLQWSQCQYKITVDVENCRRCGKCVINDLHNLKDKYGVKLAVASGGTLARKFVKDLRPKGIVAIACERDLTSGIQEINPMPVLGVLNLRPQGPCFNTDVYIDQVEEALICLIQNQNLAEQSFSLDIPHRGLQGRPYQIK comes from the coding sequence ATGATGAATACCCCAAAGCGGATTTTTGTTGGCCTGTTGCTCCTCAGTCTGTTTACTATTTTGGCCCTAATTATCCTAGGTTGGTTATTGGCTGTACACAGGGTTAATTTACTAAACCAGTTTTTTTTAATCTTGGGAGGAGCAGTCATTCTCTTATTGGGCGCCCTGGCTTTTGGGCTACTTAGCTTGATAGTTAATTTGTGGAGCGCTAAAGCAAACCCTTCCATGGAGAACCTTATGCTGGCAGCGGTTAATATGCTTTTTCCCATTGCCCTCGGTTTAGGTAAAATTTTTAACATTGATCAGGACCGCATAAAAAGATCCTTTATTGCTGTGAACAATGAACTGGTACGCAACCGTAAGTTGATGTTTAAGTCTGAGGAAATTATGATCCTTGCGCCTCACTGCCTACAATGGAGTCAATGTCAGTATAAAATTACCGTAGATGTCGAGAATTGCCGTCGATGCGGTAAATGTGTTATCAATGATTTGCATAACCTAAAAGACAAGTATGGAGTCAAATTGGCGGTTGCTTCCGGCGGCACGCTGGCAAGAAAGTTCGTGAAGGATCTGCGGCCAAAAGGAATAGTAGCTATTGCCTGTGAACGGGATTTGACCAGCGGCATACAGGAAATCAATCCCATGCCAGTTTTGGGAGTTCTAAATTTGCGGCCCCAGGGACCTTGCTTTAATACCGACGTATACATTGACCAAGTTGAAGAAGCACTTATTTGCCTTATACAAAATCAGAACTTGGCAGAGCAGTCTTTTTCCCTGGATATACCCCACCGGGGTTTACAAGGTAGGCCTTATCAGATAAAATAA
- a CDS encoding M28 family metallopeptidase → MKCTAKIFACCSIALFLVTACSPAWRSEQQTQPAPEHEGYTAKNSFENTVIQNLASLKGRAAGSKYEKKAASILAREFATLDLNPLREGNNFYFQPFSIPARSAFYENSRLKFKGTGPATNQSQNIVGILPGKSDQFLIFGAHYDGQGINNGQIYPSANDNLSGIAALLDICRALNARKNRNLNYVFVAFGAEEMGLYGSEYFVKNLPFPKEKITGMINLDTIGTASGKMVIEAVKNSPLVQTVYDKLLQYDFQVTLDITDKRTSDHYPFGQAGIDSLSVMAWDWLANNHTPQDTLDKIDYKQLKLVSRAISDAAMWLDENLKQ, encoded by the coding sequence ATGAAATGTACCGCTAAAATCTTCGCCTGCTGCAGCATTGCCCTTTTTTTAGTAACCGCGTGTAGTCCTGCTTGGCGGAGTGAGCAGCAGACCCAACCCGCACCGGAACATGAAGGCTACACTGCTAAAAACAGCTTTGAAAATACTGTTATTCAAAATTTGGCAAGCCTAAAAGGACGGGCTGCAGGCAGCAAATACGAAAAAAAAGCAGCCTCTATTCTCGCCAGAGAATTTGCTACTTTGGATTTAAACCCTTTAAGGGAAGGAAACAATTTCTATTTTCAGCCCTTTTCCATTCCTGCACGTTCAGCTTTTTATGAAAACAGCAGGCTCAAATTTAAAGGCACAGGCCCGGCCACCAATCAGTCGCAAAATATTGTAGGAATTCTACCGGGCAAATCCGATCAATTTTTAATTTTTGGCGCCCACTACGACGGACAGGGGATCAACAACGGACAAATCTATCCCAGTGCCAACGATAATCTGTCTGGCATCGCAGCCCTGCTGGATATTTGCCGGGCCTTAAATGCCAGGAAAAATCGCAACTTAAACTATGTATTTGTAGCTTTTGGAGCCGAGGAAATGGGCTTGTATGGCTCCGAATATTTTGTTAAAAATCTACCGTTCCCCAAGGAGAAAATAACCGGGATGATCAATTTGGACACGATAGGCACTGCCTCCGGCAAAATGGTAATTGAAGCAGTGAAAAATTCCCCGTTGGTGCAAACCGTTTACGATAAATTGCTGCAGTACGACTTTCAAGTAACACTGGACATAACCGACAAACGCACCTCCGACCATTATCCCTTTGGCCAAGCGGGTATTGACTCCTTATCGGTAATGGCTTGGGACTGGCTTGCTAATAACCATACCCCTCAGGATACTTTGGACAAAATAGATTATAAACAGCTTAAACTGGTCTCCAGAGCAATCAGCGATGCCGCCATGTGGCTGGATGAAAATTTAAAGCAATAA
- the fmt gene encoding methionyl-tRNA formyltransferase: MRTVFMGTADFAVPSLKKIVNAGHQVDAVITQPDRPKGRGQKVQPSPVKAAALDLGLVVFQPESIKDPEAQFFLQKLAPELIVVVAYGQILPASILDLPPFGCINLHASLLPAYRGAAPIHWAIINGEEETGVSTMYMARSMDSGDVILQKRVPIEPQDTAGTLHDKLAEKGAELLIQTLELLARGSAPRFAQDESKATYAPQLTREHEEIDWSKSNRELANLIRGMNPWPGAYTTYKGKVLKILEAESLEKPEYARAGAILSLDKNRGFVVQCGRGALLITKVKPQGKQAMEAAAFCRGYNVEPGIVLGSRE; this comes from the coding sequence TTGCGCACAGTTTTTATGGGCACCGCTGATTTTGCGGTACCTAGTCTAAAAAAGATAGTGAATGCAGGACATCAGGTGGATGCTGTAATTACCCAGCCTGACCGGCCTAAGGGGAGGGGGCAAAAGGTGCAGCCGTCGCCGGTAAAAGCAGCTGCTTTGGATTTAGGGTTAGTTGTGTTCCAACCGGAAAGCATTAAGGATCCTGAAGCACAGTTTTTTTTGCAAAAGCTGGCGCCTGAGTTAATTGTCGTTGTTGCTTATGGGCAAATATTACCGGCAAGTATTTTGGACCTTCCTCCCTTTGGCTGTATAAATCTGCACGCCTCACTTTTACCGGCCTACCGTGGTGCAGCACCAATTCACTGGGCTATTATCAACGGTGAGGAAGAAACCGGAGTCAGCACTATGTACATGGCCCGTTCTATGGATAGCGGAGATGTAATTTTGCAAAAAAGAGTGCCCATAGAGCCACAGGATACGGCAGGTACGCTGCATGACAAGCTGGCAGAGAAGGGAGCGGAGTTGTTAATACAAACTCTGGAACTGCTTGCCCGGGGATCTGCTCCCCGCTTCGCCCAAGATGAGTCTAAAGCTACTTATGCTCCGCAGTTGACACGGGAACATGAAGAAATCGACTGGTCTAAGTCTAACAGAGAGTTAGCCAATCTTATCCGGGGCATGAATCCTTGGCCTGGTGCGTATACTACTTACAAAGGGAAAGTGCTAAAAATTTTAGAAGCCGAGTCGCTGGAAAAACCGGAATATGCAAGGGCGGGAGCAATCCTGAGTTTGGATAAAAACAGAGGGTTTGTTGTGCAGTGTGGCAGGGGAGCTTTGCTGATTACTAAAGTTAAACCTCAGGGAAAACAGGCCATGGAAGCCGCGGCCTTTTGCCGCGGTTATAACGTAGAACCGGGTATAGTTTTAGGAAGTAGAGAATGA
- a CDS encoding zinc metallopeptidase — MFPFFDPTFVLLIPAIILSLYAQAKVQGAFTKYSRVSSTTGLTGAAVARQLLREAGIYDVEVEMIPGHLTDHYDPRHKKLRLSSQVYHSSSLAALGIAAHETGHAIQHDVGYFPLALRNNLAPIAQFGSNLAFPLLFLGLILGAAGLARFGVMAFVAVVLFQLITLPVEFNASNRAIALLEGGGYLTRQEVGPARSVLSAAALTYVAAALTAVLTLLRLFILSGMLRRDE, encoded by the coding sequence ATGTTTCCGTTTTTTGATCCCACATTTGTCTTGTTGATACCGGCAATTATCTTGTCACTTTATGCCCAGGCTAAAGTACAGGGGGCATTTACTAAATATTCCAGGGTTTCCTCGACCACAGGGCTGACAGGGGCAGCCGTAGCCCGGCAGCTTTTAAGGGAAGCGGGCATTTATGATGTGGAGGTTGAAATGATCCCTGGTCACCTTACAGATCATTACGACCCGCGGCACAAGAAACTGCGTCTTTCCTCTCAGGTTTACCACAGCAGTTCCCTGGCCGCTCTTGGGATTGCTGCCCATGAAACAGGCCATGCTATTCAGCATGATGTAGGCTATTTTCCCCTGGCACTGCGCAATAACTTAGCTCCTATTGCCCAGTTCGGCTCAAACCTGGCTTTTCCCTTGCTCTTTTTAGGCCTTATTTTAGGAGCTGCGGGTTTAGCCAGATTCGGAGTTATGGCTTTTGTAGCCGTGGTGCTTTTTCAACTGATTACGCTACCTGTAGAGTTCAACGCATCTAATAGGGCCATTGCTTTGCTGGAAGGGGGCGGTTACCTGACCCGCCAGGAAGTTGGCCCGGCCAGAAGCGTATTAAGTGCAGCTGCCCTGACCTACGTAGCAGCGGCGCTGACGGCTGTTTTAACTCTCCTTCGCCTCTTCATTTTATCCGGCATGTTAAGAAGGGATGAATAG